Below is a window of Leuconostoc gasicomitatum LMG 18811 DNA.
TAATAAAAAATGATCGTATTGGCAATAGATAACAATGAATTGAATTGAATTGAATTTACTTTACGATCAGTATGTCGTGGGTGAATCGATTTGGATGAGATTGAAGGAGAGAAGATAATGGCGAAACGGACATTTAGTACGGCCAAGGAGAAACAGAAGCCTAAAGCAAAGATTTCTGGTCTTTGGAAAATTATTAAAATAGCACATCCACAATTTAAACTCATGATACCAGGACTTTTACTTTCAGTCATTGGTGTAGCAGCCAATTTAATGACACCAAAATATTCTGGACAACTAATTAATACATTCAGTGGTAAAGATTTACAAAATGTGCATATTGACCAAACAATTGTGGTAATTGTTTTGGCACTGTTTATTGGCGGTGCGATTGTATCTGCTATCGGGAATTTTTTGACAGGTGTCGCTGGAGAGCAATTGGTGCGCAATCTGCGTGAAATTATTTGGCAAAAATTGGTTGTTTTTAAAACACCATATTTTGATAACGTAAAATCTGGTGAAACAACTTCTCGTTTAACAAATGATACATCACAAGTGAAAACACTAGTTGCAAACACACTACCTAACTTTTTAACAAGCATGATTTCAATGGTTGGGGCAGTCATCTTAATGTTTACAACGGATTGGCATATGGCAATTTGGATATTTATTGCTGTACCAATTACAGCGCTGTTAATCACGCCAGTGATGATTTTAGGATCAAAAGTAGGTCGAGGAACGCAAGATGCAATGGCTGATTTTAGTGGGGGATCACAAGAAACGCTTGCCGAAATGCGTTTAGTAAAGTCTTCAGGTGCTGAACAGTATGTTTTGAAAAACGGAATTGCGCAAATTGAAAAATTATTTAAATTTGGTCGTCGAGAAGCGATTGTTGATGGTGTGATGGGACCCATCATGACCATGGTGATGATGGGCTTATTTGCCTTGATTTTAGTTGTTGGCTCTTTGCGTGTTGCTAAAGGTGAATCAACAATGGGTACGCTGTTTAGTTTCATTATGTATTTGTTCCAAATTATGCCAGCTTTGGCTAATATTGGTACATTTGGTTCGACATTTGCCAAGACACAAGGAGCAACGTATCGCTTGATGACATTACTTGATGAACCAATTGAAGAACTCGATAAAGGTGAGACAGTTGACATTGAAGGTTTGACTTTAAAAGTTAAGCATATTGATTTTGAGTATGAAATAGGGAAATCAATTTTGCATGATGTTTCGTTTGAAACTAAGCCTAATACGATAGTAGCGTTCGCTGGGCCTTCCGGTGGGGGCAAATCAACAATTTTTCAGCTCCTTGAGCGTTTTTACGAACCGACTGGAGGAAATATGAGTATTGGTAGTTATAACATTGAAGATATTTCATTGAATTCTTGGCGTTCACAAATTGGTTTTGTATCACAAGATTCTTCAATTATGGCT
It encodes the following:
- a CDS encoding ABC transporter ATP-binding protein translates to MAKRTFSTAKEKQKPKAKISGLWKIIKIAHPQFKLMIPGLLLSVIGVAANLMTPKYSGQLINTFSGKDLQNVHIDQTIVVIVLALFIGGAIVSAIGNFLTGVAGEQLVRNLREIIWQKLVVFKTPYFDNVKSGETTSRLTNDTSQVKTLVANTLPNFLTSMISMVGAVILMFTTDWHMAIWIFIAVPITALLITPVMILGSKVGRGTQDAMADFSGGSQETLAEMRLVKSSGAEQYVLKNGIAQIEKLFKFGRREAIVDGVMGPIMTMVMMGLFALILVVGSLRVAKGESTMGTLFSFIMYLFQIMPALANIGTFGSTFAKTQGATYRLMTLLDEPIEELDKGETVDIEGLTLKVKHIDFEYEIGKSILHDVSFETKPNTIVAFAGPSGGGKSTIFQLLERFYEPTGGNMSIGSYNIEDISLNSWRSQIGFVSQDSSIMAGTIRDNLTYGLPQQFSDERLWEVLRLAYADNFVDQLPEKLNTQVGERGVKVSGGQRQRLAIARAFLRDPKILMLDEATASLDSESEAMVQRALEQLMQGRTTLVIAHRLSTIVDADKIYFIEHGEVTGSGTHQELLDNHKLYAEYVSEQFVTK